From one Lotus japonicus ecotype B-129 chromosome 3, LjGifu_v1.2 genomic stretch:
- the LOC130745056 gene encoding chaperone protein dnaJ 11, chloroplastic-like, giving the protein MGSLYEVLGISTGASCLEIKTAYRKLARTCHPDVVAMNQKESSEKQFMMIHLAYSKLSDPNKRAQYDREIFAHRSVVSVSARNKTYSHAGRRWETDQSLIVIINCFKVISETEIQQWYQELDDPATGDVSHHQCTAIYGGV; this is encoded by the exons ATGGGTTCCCTCTATGAGGTGCTTGGAATTTCAACAGGTGCAAGTTGCCTTGAGATAAAGACAGCTTACAGGAAGCTCGCAAGGACGTGCCACCCTGATGTTGTGGCTATGAATCAGAAGGAAAGCTCAGAGAAGCAGTTCATGATGATCCATTTAGCTTATTCAAAATTGTCTGACCCAAACAAGCGTGCTCAATATGATAGAGAGATCTTTGCACACAGAAGTGTAGTTTCTGTGTCAGCAAGAAATAAGACATACTCACATGCTGGAAGGAGATGGGAAACGGACCAGT CATTGATTGTGATAATCAATTGCTTCAAGGTGATTTCTGAGACTGAAatccaacagtggtatcaagagcttgACGATCCGGCGACCGGCGACGTGAGCCACCACCAGTGCACGGCGATCTACGGCGGAGTGTGA